One Algibacter sp. L3A6 genomic region harbors:
- a CDS encoding Lrp/AsnC family transcriptional regulator, with protein sequence MGKIKLDEIDHQILDMLIDNTRIPFTDIAKKLLISAGTVHVRVKKMEEAGIIRGSSLTLDYKKLGYSFIAYVGVYLNNTSQTKFVLERINEIAYVTVAHITTGKFNIFCKIRARSTEHAKEVIFMLDDIEGVYRTETMISLEESINDKKRLMHSIFSDM encoded by the coding sequence ATGGGGAAAATAAAGTTAGACGAGATTGATCACCAAATTCTTGATATGTTAATCGATAACACAAGAATTCCGTTTACAGACATTGCAAAGAAATTATTAATATCTGCAGGTACTGTTCATGTACGTGTTAAAAAAATGGAGGAAGCAGGAATTATTCGTGGTTCGTCTTTAACATTAGATTATAAAAAATTAGGTTATTCGTTTATTGCTTATGTTGGCGTTTATTTAAACAACACCTCGCAAACTAAATTCGTTTTAGAACGTATAAACGAGATCGCTTATGTTACTGTAGCGCATATTACTACTGGGAAATTTAATATTTTCTGTAAAATTAGAGCTAGAAGTACAGAGCATGCGAAAGAAGTTATTTTTATGCTAGATGATATTGAAGGTGTTTATAGAACAGAAACAATGATATCATTAGAAGAAAGTATTAATGATAAAAAACGACTGATGCATTCTATTTTCAGTGATATGTAG
- a CDS encoding HAD family hydrolase translates to MTTKNKIVFVFDLDDTLYKEIDFLKSAYREISQYISDKSDFEAKAIYDKMITSYYNGANPFQTVLDFVQSEEITISALLDIYRNHEPNIILTESHQDILTYLKTNVYKIGLITDGRSIQQRSKLKALGLTEYFDDIIISEEFGSEKPNVKNFNFYLDKYGENYKYIYIGDNTKKDFIAPNALNWISICLRDSGENIHKQTFDLEKKLKPLFVINSLKQIPEILKKLNNFNELSL, encoded by the coding sequence ATGACTACAAAGAATAAAATAGTATTTGTATTTGATTTAGACGATACACTTTACAAAGAAATTGATTTTTTAAAATCTGCTTACAGAGAAATATCACAATACATTTCTGATAAAAGTGATTTTGAGGCTAAAGCTATTTATGATAAAATGATTACATCTTATTATAATGGTGCTAATCCATTTCAAACAGTTTTAGACTTTGTTCAATCTGAAGAAATTACAATATCTGCATTACTTGATATTTATAGAAACCACGAACCAAATATTATTTTAACAGAATCTCATCAAGATATTTTAACTTATTTAAAAACGAATGTTTATAAAATAGGTTTAATTACAGATGGCAGGAGTATTCAGCAAAGAAGTAAATTGAAAGCCTTAGGTTTAACTGAGTATTTTGATGATATTATTATTTCTGAAGAGTTTGGTTCAGAAAAACCAAATGTTAAAAATTTTAACTTTTATTTAGATAAATACGGCGAAAATTATAAGTACATTTATATTGGTGATAATACCAAAAAAGATTTCATTGCTCCCAATGCTTTAAACTGGATAAGTATCTGTTTAAGAGATAGTGGCGAAAATATACATAAACAAACATTCGATTTAGAAAAAAAATTAAAACCCTTATTTGTTATTAATAGCTTAAAACAAATTCCAGAAATTTTAAAAAAATTGAATAACTTTAATGAACTTAGTTTATAG
- a CDS encoding helix-turn-helix domain-containing protein: MINSEAFIKRLQKVMEYYGESASSFAEKISVQRSSISHILSGRNKPSLEFVLKTLTAFPEVELYWLMNGKGEFPAQQKTDQEINTPTPPQNTTTPNPPKTESIQNSLNLQVDSNKTIDRIVIFYSDGSFKNYQN, translated from the coding sequence ATGATAAACAGCGAAGCTTTCATTAAAAGACTCCAAAAAGTGATGGAATATTACGGAGAATCCGCCTCTTCTTTCGCTGAAAAAATTAGCGTGCAACGCTCTAGCATTTCACATATATTATCCGGCAGAAATAAGCCGAGTTTAGAATTTGTTCTAAAAACCCTTACCGCTTTTCCGGAAGTAGAATTGTATTGGTTAATGAATGGCAAGGGTGAATTTCCTGCTCAACAAAAAACAGATCAAGAAATTAATACGCCAACTCCACCTCAAAATACAACTACCCCAAATCCTCCTAAAACCGAAAGCATCCAGAATAGTTTAAATCTTCAAGTAGACAGCAATAAAACAATTGATCGTATTGTTATTTTTTATTCCGACGGAAGTTTTAAAAACTATCAGAATTAA
- the bcp gene encoding thioredoxin-dependent thiol peroxidase, whose protein sequence is MNTLKQGDAVPNFSALDEQGNTISLSDYKGQKLVVFFYPKASTPGCTVEACNLRDNYEVLKEKGYALLGVSADSAKRQSNFKNKHEFPFPLLADEDKTVINAFGVWGPKKFMGRVYDGIHRMTFLIDENGVVERVIEKVKTKDHATQILE, encoded by the coding sequence ATGAACACATTAAAACAAGGTGATGCCGTTCCTAATTTTTCGGCATTAGATGAACAAGGAAATACCATTTCGTTAAGCGATTATAAAGGGCAGAAGCTAGTCGTGTTTTTTTACCCAAAGGCAAGCACGCCAGGTTGTACGGTAGAAGCTTGTAATTTGAGAGATAATTATGAGGTTTTAAAAGAAAAAGGTTATGCTTTATTGGGTGTAAGTGCAGATTCTGCTAAACGCCAATCTAATTTTAAAAATAAACACGAATTTCCATTTCCGTTATTAGCTGATGAGGATAAAACGGTAATTAACGCTTTTGGTGTTTGGGGACCAAAAAAGTTTATGGGTCGCGTTTACGACGGTATCCATAGAATGACTTTTTTAATTGATGAAAATGGTGTTGTAGAGCGCGTAATTGAAAAAGTAAAAACTAAAGATCATGCAACTCAAATTTTAGAATAA
- a CDS encoding nicotinate-nucleotide adenylyltransferase, producing the protein MDITIKGDKEFNDIPSLKSKALRINLNENIYGTFAEIGAGQETCRHFFRAGGASGTIAKAMSAYDKDFSDAIYGVEDDGRYVTEARLRKMLTHEMDLMENRLTREKNPNKIFFTYANTVATIDFAKQFKGHGWVGIKYQVEATGEYNEIILHLRFKETDARLQQETLGVLGTNLIYGAFYKYNEPKKLLRYLYDHLDKDQIEIDTINFSGPVFKNIDNRLMSLQLVKNGMTDAVMFGPDGTNVLPARVFYKKNILALRGSFRPVTKVNMAMYEKSYEMFIKENKVDEDKTVVVFEITLSNLRAEGEIDEQDFIDRADLLCSLGQSVMISNFQEYFKVVEYFSNYTKARMGLAMGVSNLVDIFDEKYYRHISGGILEAFGKLFFKDLKVYLYPMKDPATGELITSENLKVYPRMKELYKFFKYNGKVIDIEDYDESIMNIFSREILNKIANGEPGWESMVPEGTEDLIKEYRLFGYTRRPLTLSRKRK; encoded by the coding sequence ATGGATATTACCATTAAAGGCGATAAAGAGTTTAATGATATTCCCTCGTTAAAATCTAAAGCTCTTCGGATTAACTTAAACGAAAACATTTACGGAACATTTGCAGAAATTGGAGCAGGACAAGAAACTTGTCGTCATTTTTTTAGAGCTGGTGGTGCCTCAGGTACTATAGCTAAAGCAATGTCCGCTTACGATAAGGATTTTAGTGATGCCATTTACGGTGTTGAAGACGATGGGCGTTACGTAACAGAAGCACGTTTACGCAAAATGCTTACCCATGAAATGGACCTCATGGAAAATCGTTTAACTCGTGAAAAAAATCCGAATAAAATATTTTTCACATACGCTAACACCGTAGCAACTATTGATTTTGCTAAGCAATTCAAAGGTCATGGCTGGGTAGGTATTAAATACCAAGTTGAAGCCACTGGCGAATACAACGAAATTATTTTACACCTCCGTTTTAAAGAAACCGATGCACGTTTACAACAAGAAACGCTTGGTGTTCTAGGAACTAACTTAATTTACGGCGCGTTTTACAAATACAACGAGCCTAAAAAATTATTACGCTATTTATACGATCACCTTGATAAAGATCAAATAGAAATAGACACCATTAACTTTTCGGGACCTGTATTTAAAAATATAGACAACCGCTTAATGAGTTTACAACTTGTAAAGAACGGCATGACCGATGCGGTAATGTTCGGACCAGATGGTACAAACGTACTTCCTGCTCGTGTATTCTACAAGAAAAACATTTTAGCGCTACGCGGAAGTTTTAGACCAGTAACTAAAGTGAATATGGCTATGTATGAGAAATCATACGAAATGTTCATTAAAGAAAACAAGGTAGATGAAGATAAAACGGTTGTAGTTTTCGAAATTACTCTATCTAATTTAAGAGCAGAAGGTGAAATTGATGAACAAGATTTTATAGATCGTGCAGATTTACTATGTTCTCTTGGACAATCGGTTATGATATCTAACTTCCAAGAATACTTTAAGGTTGTAGAATACTTCTCTAACTATACCAAAGCAAGAATGGGTCTTGCTATGGGCGTTAGCAATTTGGTTGATATTTTCGATGAAAAATATTACAGACATATTAGTGGTGGTATTTTAGAAGCCTTCGGAAAGTTATTCTTTAAAGATTTAAAAGTTTACTTATACCCAATGAAAGATCCTGCAACGGGAGAACTTATTACAAGTGAAAACTTAAAAGTTTATCCACGAATGAAGGAGCTTTACAAATTCTTTAAATACAACGGAAAAGTTATTGATATTGAAGATTACGATGAATCTATCATGAATATTTTCTCGAGAGAAATCTTAAATAAAATAGCAAACGGAGAGCCAGGTTGGGAATCTATGGTTCCAGAAGGCACCGAAGATTTAATTAAAGAATACCGATTATTTGGCTACACCAGACGCCCTTTAACACTAAGCAGAAAAAGAAAGTAA
- a CDS encoding hydrolase, with translation MTKKIFMYLFVFAMLLILFQYVNAKRVFEDMNNKLGKQKVQVQKYKDSVLVLNTEISNLSYFNLERNEDALSYFERDGFNVEELIPFIKDELYALNEVKGEHSLIPYASSEGRRMLINKVKMLNHKWIIADFSDGEFWGELFITYRVTEEKELKFNLVESFLYPLP, from the coding sequence ATGACGAAAAAGATTTTCATGTATTTGTTTGTGTTTGCTATGTTGCTTATATTGTTTCAATACGTTAATGCGAAACGTGTTTTTGAGGATATGAATAATAAACTTGGCAAGCAAAAAGTGCAAGTTCAAAAGTATAAAGATTCCGTTTTGGTATTGAATACTGAAATTTCAAATTTGTCTTATTTTAATTTAGAACGCAATGAAGATGCTTTAAGTTATTTTGAGCGTGATGGATTTAACGTTGAAGAATTAATTCCGTTTATAAAAGATGAGCTTTACGCTTTAAATGAAGTGAAAGGTGAGCATTCGTTGATTCCTTATGCGTCTAGCGAAGGGCGACGCATGCTGATTAATAAAGTGAAAATGCTAAACCATAAATGGATTATCGCCGATTTCTCTGATGGTGAATTTTGGGGTGAGCTTTTTATAACGTATCGCGTTACTGAAGAAAAAGAACTCAAGTTTAATTTAGTGGAGTCTTTTTTATATCCATTGCCGTAG
- a CDS encoding acetyltransferase: MQLHPTEKPNIVIIGASGHASVIIDIIERQNEYTIFGLIDSFKPIGSKLFNYEVLGTEDNLPDLIKTNQVIGGIIAIGDNFDRRQMHLKIEALQVNFKYISAIHPNAIIGKDVTIAEGVSIMPGSIANANASIGAFCILNTSSSLGHDCIMKPFSSLAPGVNVAGHVNLQTCSSIGIGSCVIGGITIGAHTHVGAGSTVIKDISSFKIAYGNPALEIRDRQENEGYLNKKKDLSS, encoded by the coding sequence ATGCAATTACATCCTACCGAAAAACCCAACATCGTTATTATAGGTGCTTCTGGCCATGCCAGTGTCATTATCGATATTATAGAAAGACAAAATGAATACACCATTTTTGGCTTAATCGATTCTTTTAAGCCTATAGGATCCAAACTCTTTAATTATGAAGTTTTAGGGACAGAAGATAACTTACCTGATTTAATTAAAACAAACCAAGTTATAGGAGGTATTATTGCTATTGGTGATAATTTTGATCGCCGCCAAATGCATTTAAAAATTGAAGCATTACAAGTAAATTTTAAATATATTTCGGCTATTCACCCCAATGCTATTATTGGTAAAGATGTTACTATTGCTGAAGGCGTTTCAATAATGCCAGGATCTATAGCCAATGCCAATGCGTCTATTGGTGCGTTTTGTATTTTAAATACGTCGTCTTCTTTAGGTCATGACTGCATTATGAAACCTTTTTCTAGTTTAGCGCCTGGTGTTAATGTAGCAGGACATGTAAATCTTCAAACTTGCAGTTCTATAGGGATTGGTTCATGCGTAATTGGTGGTATTACTATTGGTGCTCATACCCATGTAGGAGCCGGATCTACTGTTATAAAAGATATTAGCAGCTTCAAAATTGCATATGGAAATCCTGCTCTAGAAATAAGAGACAGACAAGAAAATGAAGGGTATCTTAATAAAAAGAAAGACCTTTCATCTTAG
- a CDS encoding GNAT family N-acetyltransferase, with product MNLVYRKIQNKEDLSEYLSKVNLFKEIYPFYKIIVGNIYELNDNQLGYFTLEENGSILILMPFRLREIEHKVEGETYYDVISPYGYSGPLYNINTSRAYLLDFWNQVDLWYQEHHVVCEFIRFSLNNNYQFYSGKLVPTLSNVKGYIMADEKAQWDAFKPKVRNNYRKAVSNGLRFEITQDSANLEAIECFHNVYIETMTRIGAASEYFYSLEYFKNIVQRNKNNFALAFVYKDDIAISVELILILRTTMYSYLGGTLADYFNYRPNDFLKIEVMNWARKIGHEYYVLGGGRKDDDNLYHYKKTFFPNDDDVLFYTGRKVVNTKVYKELDHIVNGPKEANAPKSKISSKTYFPIYRRA from the coding sequence ATGAACTTAGTTTATAGGAAAATACAAAACAAGGAAGATTTAAGCGAATACCTGTCTAAGGTAAATTTATTTAAAGAAATATATCCGTTTTATAAAATTATAGTTGGAAATATATATGAGTTAAATGACAACCAACTGGGGTATTTTACATTAGAAGAAAATGGAAGCATTTTAATTCTAATGCCTTTTAGATTACGAGAAATAGAGCATAAAGTTGAAGGAGAAACATATTATGATGTGATATCCCCTTACGGCTATAGTGGTCCTTTATATAATATAAATACATCCCGAGCTTATTTATTAGATTTTTGGAACCAAGTTGATCTTTGGTACCAGGAACATCATGTGGTTTGTGAATTTATACGCTTTAGTTTAAACAATAATTACCAATTCTATTCTGGTAAATTAGTGCCAACACTATCCAATGTGAAAGGCTATATTATGGCTGATGAAAAAGCACAATGGGATGCTTTTAAGCCTAAAGTCAGAAATAATTATAGAAAGGCGGTTTCCAATGGTTTGCGTTTTGAAATTACTCAAGATAGTGCAAATTTAGAAGCCATAGAATGCTTTCATAATGTTTATATTGAAACCATGACCCGTATTGGTGCCGCTTCAGAGTACTTTTATTCTTTAGAATATTTTAAAAATATCGTTCAACGAAATAAAAATAATTTTGCCTTAGCTTTTGTTTATAAAGATGATATTGCGATTTCTGTTGAGCTTATCTTGATTTTGAGAACTACCATGTATTCTTATCTTGGAGGTACATTAGCAGACTATTTTAATTACCGACCAAACGATTTCTTGAAAATAGAGGTCATGAATTGGGCGCGTAAAATAGGGCATGAGTATTATGTTTTAGGAGGAGGAAGAAAAGATGATGATAACTTGTATCATTACAAAAAAACATTTTTCCCTAATGATGACGATGTGCTTTTTTATACTGGACGAAAGGTGGTAAACACAAAAGTTTATAAGGAACTAGATCATATAGTGAATGGACCAAAAGAAGCTAATGCGCCGAAGTCTAAAATTTCTAGTAAAACGTATTTCCCTATTTATAGACGGGCATAA
- a CDS encoding DNA topoisomerase IV, whose protein sequence is MRFLYLLPALFLFNCYESARECKDFKTGAFYSEVTINDVIYKSRFKRSETLQVEVYDSKTDSSQLRWINDCEVIFKTINPKNMAEQKDIHLKILTTTDSSYTYEYSYVGETKKQKGIAYREE, encoded by the coding sequence ATGAGATTTCTATACCTTTTACCTGCACTTTTTCTTTTTAACTGTTATGAGTCTGCTCGAGAATGCAAAGATTTTAAAACAGGCGCATTCTATAGCGAAGTCACTATTAACGATGTGATCTACAAATCGAGATTTAAACGCAGCGAAACACTACAAGTGGAAGTCTATGACAGCAAAACAGATTCGTCGCAATTAAGATGGATCAACGACTGCGAGGTAATCTTTAAAACCATAAACCCAAAAAATATGGCAGAACAAAAAGATATTCACTTAAAGATACTAACAACTACCGATTCATCTTACACTTATGAATACTCGTACGTTGGAGAAACTAAAAAACAAAAAGGAATTGCCTACAGAGAAGAATAA
- a CDS encoding ATP-grasp domain-containing protein — MNILITSAGRRVSLVEAFQKELTAVFPQGKVMTTDFNIKLSAACQVSDQSFQMPLVSDAGYFDRLLKVCLDNDIKLVIPTIDTELLLLAKKKKQFSDHGIKVIVASEAFVQMCRDKREIHVFFEDHNVQIAQEYSKYDYKLPIFIKPKNGSRSIDTYTITKHEQLTKYHFKNDDLMFLKYLDHNEFDEYTCDLYYDKTHNLKCIVPRKRIEVRDGEVNKCVAEKGALVDYIKERLSFIDGAIGCLTAQFFKHKETNEIFGIEINARFGGGYPLSYFVGANYPKWLIQEYLQDEDITIEYFADWEENLLMLRYDKEVLVHDYKE, encoded by the coding sequence ATGAATATATTAATTACATCAGCAGGAAGACGTGTTTCATTAGTTGAAGCGTTTCAAAAAGAATTAACCGCTGTATTTCCGCAAGGAAAAGTGATGACAACCGATTTTAACATTAAACTATCTGCGGCATGTCAAGTATCAGATCAATCTTTTCAAATGCCATTAGTCAGTGATGCTGGTTATTTCGATCGCCTACTTAAGGTTTGTTTAGATAATGATATAAAATTAGTCATTCCTACTATTGATACCGAATTACTTTTATTAGCTAAAAAGAAAAAACAATTTTCAGATCACGGAATTAAAGTGATTGTAGCTTCGGAAGCGTTTGTTCAAATGTGTCGAGATAAACGTGAAATTCACGTGTTTTTTGAAGATCATAATGTACAAATAGCGCAAGAGTATTCTAAATACGATTATAAGTTACCTATTTTTATTAAGCCTAAAAATGGAAGTAGGAGTATAGATACATATACGATTACCAAGCATGAACAATTAACAAAGTATCATTTTAAAAATGATGATTTAATGTTTTTAAAATATTTAGATCATAATGAGTTTGATGAATATACTTGTGATTTGTATTATGATAAAACCCATAACTTAAAATGTATTGTTCCTAGAAAACGTATTGAAGTAAGAGATGGTGAAGTTAATAAGTGTGTTGCCGAAAAAGGTGCTTTGGTAGATTACATAAAAGAAAGATTAAGTTTTATTGATGGTGCTATTGGTTGTTTAACAGCTCAGTTCTTCAAGCATAAAGAAACTAATGAAATCTTTGGTATAGAAATAAATGCACGTTTTGGAGGCGGATACCCATTATCTTATTTTGTAGGTGCTAATTATCCAAAATGGTTAATACAAGAGTATTTACAAGACGAAGATATCACTATCGAATATTTTGCCGATTGGGAAGAGAATTTATTAATGCTGCGCTACGATAAAGAAGTTTTGGTACATGACTACAAAGAATAA
- a CDS encoding M14 family zinc carboxypeptidase: MKLEVIKSLFLKHKESRLSHRYITNNHIKPLLENLKKEIAIEVIGTSVLDESIYGLKIGKGEKRILMWSQMHGNESTTTKAIFDLLNSLLDKDSNLNHILEHCTLYIIPILNPDGANAYTRINANQVDLNRDAQNLTQPESKVLRDVFTKFKPHFCYNLHGQRTIFSAGNINKLASVSFLAPAQDQACTVTPNRKRAMEVIAVMDKALQAIIPNGVGVYDDAFNLNCVGDTFQCENVPTILFEAGHYKNDYGREVTRELIYTSYLASLDYIAKNDVTGDKHEAYFNIPENGKCFYDFIIRNVKAENASEEKSIDIGILYQEKLVDNRIEFLPKVDKIENLNNFYGHKEFDAKGLAVLDGAGIDIQVGYENVFVIINNQKISLLMK, encoded by the coding sequence ATGAAATTAGAAGTTATAAAATCCTTGTTTTTAAAACACAAAGAATCGCGTTTATCACATCGCTATATCACCAACAATCATATTAAACCACTTTTAGAAAACCTAAAAAAAGAGATCGCTATTGAGGTGATTGGAACCTCTGTTTTGGATGAATCGATTTATGGACTAAAAATTGGTAAAGGTGAAAAACGCATCTTAATGTGGTCACAAATGCACGGAAACGAATCGACAACCACCAAGGCTATTTTCGATTTATTAAACAGCTTATTGGATAAGGATTCTAACTTAAACCACATTTTAGAACACTGTACCTTATATATAATACCGATTTTAAATCCCGACGGTGCTAACGCCTATACACGTATAAATGCCAATCAGGTCGATTTAAATAGAGACGCACAAAATCTTACACAACCAGAAAGTAAAGTATTGCGAGATGTGTTTACTAAGTTTAAACCACATTTTTGCTATAATTTGCACGGGCAGCGTACTATTTTTAGTGCCGGAAACATTAATAAACTGGCAAGTGTATCGTTTTTAGCGCCTGCACAAGATCAAGCTTGTACGGTAACGCCTAATAGAAAACGTGCTATGGAAGTAATTGCTGTAATGGACAAGGCTTTACAAGCTATAATACCAAATGGAGTAGGTGTGTATGATGATGCTTTTAACTTAAACTGTGTTGGTGATACGTTTCAATGTGAAAACGTGCCAACTATTTTGTTTGAAGCGGGACATTATAAAAATGATTACGGTCGTGAGGTGACTCGTGAGTTGATTTACACTTCTTACTTAGCGTCTTTAGATTACATCGCTAAAAACGATGTTACTGGCGATAAACACGAGGCTTATTTTAATATTCCGGAGAACGGAAAGTGTTTTTATGATTTTATTATAAGAAATGTAAAAGCCGAAAACGCTTCCGAAGAAAAAAGTATAGATATTGGTATTCTGTATCAAGAGAAATTAGTTGATAACCGAATTGAATTTTTACCAAAAGTTGATAAAATTGAAAACTTAAACAACTTTTACGGGCATAAAGAATTTGATGCTAAAGGTTTAGCTGTGTTAGATGGGGCAGGAATTGATATACAAGTTGGTTACGAAAACGTTTTCGTAATAATTAATAACCAAAAAATATCATTATTAATGAAATAA
- a CDS encoding MBL fold metallo-hydrolase, which produces MKITFLGTGTSQGIPIIGSKHPVCLSNNKKDKRLRVSVLVEWDGFTCVVDCGPDFRYQMLRSGCEKIDAIVFTHEHSDHVMGFDDIRPFYFRQGDIPIYAHQRVLDSLKQRFDYVFKTENRYPGAAAVTVNEIENKPFSLGGLEVMPVNGTHGGLQVFGFRFKDFAYLTDMKRVEAVEIEKIKNVKILVVNTLRIEPHHSHFNLEEALAFIEKVNPEKAYLTHISHLLGFHDEVEKTLPENVFLAYDELELNL; this is translated from the coding sequence TTGAAAATCACTTTTCTCGGCACAGGCACATCGCAAGGTATTCCAATAATAGGGAGTAAGCACCCGGTTTGTTTAAGTAACAATAAAAAAGACAAGCGTTTACGTGTTTCTGTTTTAGTAGAATGGGATGGGTTTACGTGTGTTGTAGATTGCGGGCCAGATTTTAGATATCAAATGCTAAGGTCGGGTTGTGAAAAAATTGATGCTATTGTGTTTACGCACGAACATTCTGACCATGTGATGGGTTTTGATGATATTCGCCCTTTTTATTTTAGACAAGGCGATATTCCTATTTATGCGCATCAGCGGGTTTTAGATTCGCTGAAGCAACGTTTCGATTATGTGTTTAAAACAGAAAACCGATATCCTGGCGCAGCGGCTGTTACGGTAAACGAAATTGAAAACAAGCCGTTTAGCCTTGGTGGTTTAGAGGTTATGCCTGTAAATGGAACGCATGGCGGTTTGCAAGTTTTTGGATTTAGGTTTAAAGATTTTGCGTACCTCACCGATATGAAGCGTGTGGAAGCTGTTGAAATTGAAAAAATTAAAAATGTAAAGATTTTAGTGGTGAATACGTTACGTATTGAACCGCATCACTCGCATTTTAACTTAGAGGAAGCTTTAGCGTTTATAGAAAAAGTAAATCCTGAAAAAGCATATTTAACGCATATTAGTCATTTATTAGGTTTTCACGACGAGGTTGAAAAAACGCTTCCTGAAAATGTGTTTTTGGCTTATGATGAATTAGAATTAAATTTATAA
- a CDS encoding MBOAT family O-acyltransferase — protein sequence MLVASYFFYGIWDWRFLSLILLSTIVDYIIGHKIHDTDDDMCRKRWLWCSVIFNIGLLGFFKYYNFFIDSWVDLASTLGYTMKSTWTLKVILPVGISFYTFQTMSYSFDIYYRKLKPTKSFLSFAAFVSFFPQLVAGPIERASNLLSQISNKRHFSYAQSVSGLKLILWGLVKKVVIADALGPIVDDIFSNYGSYPSSTLLIGAIFFGFQIYGDFSGYSDIAIGTAKLFGIELMSNFKFPYFSRNIAEFWRRWHISLSSWFQAYIYVPLGGSREGKLKTIRNVFIIFLVSGIWHGANWTFVLWGLVHALIFIPVLLLGNNTKYKNTVIAQDSLLPSVKELLSIFGVFFIVTMAWIFFRSESIGDAFSFIGGLTEFSSAPYFHPNGYRMVDYYILVVLFLCYEFIIRKDERAPFNFKNRYVRFLVYAIMVFVMMLFYDSGIDRSFIYFQF from the coding sequence TTGCTTGTTGCTAGTTATTTTTTCTACGGAATCTGGGATTGGCGTTTTCTCTCATTAATTCTGTTAAGTACTATTGTCGATTATATTATTGGTCATAAAATACATGATACCGATGATGATATGTGCAGAAAACGCTGGCTCTGGTGCAGTGTTATTTTTAATATTGGCTTATTAGGGTTCTTTAAATATTATAATTTCTTTATCGATTCTTGGGTAGATTTAGCTTCTACGTTGGGTTACACTATGAAAAGTACTTGGACGTTGAAAGTGATTCTTCCGGTAGGGATTTCGTTTTATACGTTTCAAACTATGTCGTATTCTTTTGATATTTATTATAGAAAACTTAAGCCAACCAAGAGCTTTTTATCTTTTGCGGCATTCGTGAGTTTCTTTCCGCAGTTGGTAGCGGGGCCAATAGAGCGTGCTTCAAACTTATTATCGCAAATTTCAAATAAGCGCCATTTTAGCTATGCGCAATCTGTTTCTGGTTTAAAATTAATTCTTTGGGGATTGGTTAAAAAAGTAGTGATTGCAGATGCTTTGGGTCCAATTGTGGATGATATTTTTTCAAACTATGGTTCTTACCCAAGTTCTACCTTATTAATAGGTGCGATATTCTTTGGTTTCCAAATTTATGGCGATTTCAGTGGATATTCTGATATTGCTATCGGTACAGCCAAACTGTTTGGTATAGAGCTTATGTCTAACTTTAAATTCCCTTATTTCTCAAGGAATATTGCTGAGTTTTGGCGTCGTTGGCATATTTCATTATCATCTTGGTTTCAGGCTTATATTTACGTGCCACTGGGTGGATCTCGAGAAGGGAAATTAAAAACCATTAGAAATGTATTTATTATTTTTCTGGTAAGTGGAATTTGGCATGGTGCGAATTGGACCTTTGTTCTATGGGGGTTAGTGCATGCTTTAATATTTATTCCTGTTTTACTTTTAGGGAATAATACCAAGTATAAAAACACAGTGATAGCTCAAGATAGTCTGTTACCATCTGTAAAAGAGCTCTTGAGTATTTTTGGTGTCTTTTTTATTGTAACCATGGCTTGGATATTTTTTAGATCGGAATCTATTGGTGATGCTTTTAGTTTTATAGGTGGATTAACAGAATTTTCTTCAGCGCCATATTTTCATCCAAATGGTTACAGAATGGTAGATTACTACATTCTGGTTGTGTTGTTTTTATGTTATGAATTTATTATTAGAAAAGATGAGCGTGCACCGTTCAATTTTAAAAACAGATATGTTCGGTTTTTGGTTTACGCGATTATGGTTTTCGTGATGATGTTGTTTTATGATAGTGGTATAGACCGTTCATTTATATATTTCCAATTTTAA